In Solidesulfovibrio sp., a single genomic region encodes these proteins:
- a CDS encoding ferrous iron transport protein A, producing MLTTLAAAPVGVPLIIDRIAGHDFAARMSRLGLNEGVSLTRLDDSVAIGPAKINGPAGEITLSGWLAAKIVVHLDDNSRLPLLECVPGDSGHVEGITGQPNIEETLATLGVRENDRITFLRRLPPMIYKAVVDGKERIQINEGLAAKIFGDTPNGTAQFCSVGVGERFTVQQILAGAHARESLESLGIRPGVRLELTQVAAGQVVTFSQKTPIVCTTRDGLRLYFQDKDATRILVKAAG from the coding sequence ATGTTGACGACGCTCGCAGCCGCTCCTGTCGGAGTGCCCCTTATCATTGACAGGATCGCAGGCCATGACTTCGCGGCGCGCATGTCCCGGCTGGGACTGAACGAAGGGGTGTCCCTGACGCGCCTGGATGACAGCGTCGCCATCGGACCGGCCAAAATCAACGGTCCGGCTGGCGAAATCACGTTGAGCGGTTGGCTGGCGGCCAAGATCGTCGTACACCTTGACGATAACAGCCGGCTGCCCCTTCTGGAGTGCGTCCCTGGGGACAGCGGCCATGTGGAAGGCATCACCGGGCAGCCCAATATCGAAGAAACCCTGGCAACGCTTGGCGTACGGGAAAACGACCGCATCACCTTCTTACGACGCCTGCCACCCATGATTTACAAGGCCGTGGTCGACGGGAAGGAGCGCATTCAGATCAACGAAGGCCTGGCCGCGAAGATTTTTGGCGACACCCCGAACGGGACGGCCCAGTTCTGCTCGGTCGGCGTCGGCGAACGCTTTACGGTTCAACAGATTCTTGCCGGGGCGCATGCCCGTGAAAGTCTTGAATCCTTGGGCATAAGGCCGGGTGTCCGGCTTGAATTGACGCAAGTGGCGGCAGGACAGGTGGTAACGTTCTCGCAAAAGACACCCATCGTCTGCACGACGCGGGATGGCTTGCGCCTCTATTTCCAGGATAAGGACGCTACGAGAATTCTCGTGAAGGCAGCGGGCTGA
- a CDS encoding IS5 family transposase (programmed frameshift) yields MERLLLRDDQWARLEPLCAGKQRDRGVTAKDNRLFLEAVLWIARTGSPWRDLPKEFGNWHSVYVRFARWCEKGTWARLAEVVSGDPDLEMLFIDSTIVRAHQHAAGAKKEGPQDIGRSRGGLTTKIHAAVDGLGNPVRLLLTGGEAADITQAQALIAGFDALAIVADKGYDSNAFVVCITSRNAEAVIPSRKNRIIGREYDHHVYKDRNLVEQFFNCIKQFRRLATRYEKLARRFMAMLHLVFAFIWLQ; encoded by the exons ATGGAACGGTTACTATTACGCGATGACCAATGGGCCCGGTTGGAGCCACTTTGTGCGGGGAAGCAACGAGATCGCGGTGTAACAGCTAAGGATAATAGGCTATTCCTGGAGGCTGTGCTTTGGATAGCGCGAACAGGTTCTCCCTGGCGCGATCTGCCAAAGGAGTTCGGAAACTGGCACAGCGTGTATGTGCGATTTGCCAGGTGGTGCGAAAAAGGAACCTGGGCTCGGTTAGCCGAAGTTGTATCTGGTGATCCAGATTTAGAAATGCTCTTCATTGACAGTACCATTGTCCGTGCCCACCAGCATGCGGCGGGTGCC AAAAAAGAAGGGCCGCAAGACATCGGACGTTCGCGTGGCGGACTGACGACAAAGATTCATGCTGCGGTGGATGGATTGGGCAATCCCGTTCGTTTGCTTTTGACTGGTGGCGAAGCTGCGGACATAACGCAAGCCCAGGCCTTGATTGCTGGATTTGACGCCTTGGCGATTGTGGCTGACAAGGGATACGACTCCAACGCGTTTGTCGTCTGCATCACGTCTCGAAACGCAGAGGCGGTCATCCCCAGCCGAAAAAACCGCATTATCGGGCGAGAATACGATCACCATGTTTACAAAGACCGCAACCTTGTTGAACAATTTTTCAATTGTATCAAGCAGTTCCGGCGACTGGCGACGCGCTATGAGAAACTCGCGCGGCGATTTATGGCGATGCTGCATCTCGTCTTTGCCTTCATCTGGTTGCAATAA
- a CDS encoding DUF721 domain-containing protein — MLRRLSESIDRFVTEKEASARRLFVDVCRRWAEIVGPETAQLLRPLRHRRRDLILGADDPVVMQEMLFAAPEILSLVNAALGQEAFDRVRFDLLGSQVSLDALRAVPPRFRTPPVQRPEHLGSLLGRLDPGTPVGRCYAKYVAFFEAGPQPSGKVRRRGRKKAG, encoded by the coding sequence ATGCTGCGCCGGCTGTCGGAATCCATTGACCGGTTCGTGACCGAAAAGGAGGCGTCGGCGCGCCGCCTTTTCGTGGACGTATGCCGCCGCTGGGCGGAGATCGTGGGCCCGGAGACGGCGCAACTGCTGCGACCGTTGCGGCATCGCCGCCGGGATTTGATCCTCGGGGCCGACGATCCGGTGGTCATGCAGGAAATGCTGTTTGCGGCACCGGAAATTTTGTCGCTGGTCAACGCCGCCTTGGGGCAGGAAGCCTTTGACAGAGTGCGGTTCGACTTGCTAGGAAGCCAAGTTTCCTTGGATGCGCTACGGGCCGTCCCCCCGCGATTTCGCACACCGCCGGTCCAGCGGCCGGAGCATTTGGGAAGTCTTCTGGGGCGGCTTGATCCGGGGACGCCTGTTGGGCGTTGTTATGCGAAGTATGTCGCGTTTTTCGAGGCCGGGCCGCAGCCGTCCGGCAAGGTTCGCCGGAGGGGCCGCAAAAAAGCGGGCTAG